A DNA window from Bacillus carboniphilus contains the following coding sequences:
- a CDS encoding DUF1540 domain-containing protein — MAKDVKCEVNNCQFWEHGNLCGAKEIYVVSHTGKQAEHSRETDCKTFKPVDL; from the coding sequence ATGGCTAAAGACGTAAAATGTGAAGTGAACAACTGTCAATTTTGGGAACACGGTAACTTATGTGGTGCCAAAGAAATATATGTGGTTTCTCACACTGGGAAACAGGCAGAACATAGTCGTGAAACGGATTGTAAAACTTTTAAGCCTGTAGATTTATAA
- a CDS encoding cytochrome d ubiquinol oxidase subunit II: MSDELIAITVLWGFVFIYSVMATMDFGAGFWSMIYINRQKTNATTIANRYLSPTWEVTNVFIVAIVVALFSFFPGAAYTLGTVLLIPGSIILMLLAIRSAFLVFSHIAKEYEKMLTYISGVSGILIPGLLISVLPITHGQFVEFSEGSQSLKLTELLLSPNFYAFFGFAVTSSLFLSSLLLADYSKQAGAWVAYDVYRRDASFLGPASFFSAFVIMITLRVEANWIFTKMMEDFLLLVFSGACFVIAGLALLVPTDKKGVKGYPRLAVISIILQYLLASYVYGKAHLPYIVYPEVTVESGFTDPASFKAVFITYIVGFSILFPGFFYFWKLFMRDLKHSSQNTQE, from the coding sequence ATGAGTGATGAACTAATTGCCATTACAGTCTTGTGGGGGTTTGTTTTTATTTATTCTGTAATGGCTACAATGGATTTCGGTGCAGGTTTCTGGTCAATGATCTATATCAATCGACAAAAAACAAATGCAACCACTATTGCGAATCGATACTTATCTCCAACTTGGGAAGTGACCAATGTTTTCATTGTAGCTATTGTTGTTGCTTTGTTTAGTTTTTTCCCAGGAGCTGCTTACACGTTAGGGACTGTTTTACTAATACCAGGAAGTATTATTTTAATGCTATTAGCCATCCGTAGTGCATTTTTAGTTTTCTCTCATATCGCAAAAGAATATGAAAAGATGCTAACATACATATCCGGGGTAAGCGGTATTTTAATACCTGGATTACTGATTAGTGTGTTACCCATTACCCACGGACAATTTGTAGAATTTAGTGAGGGTTCACAATCGTTAAAACTTACAGAACTATTACTAAGTCCAAACTTTTATGCGTTTTTCGGATTTGCTGTAACTAGCTCTCTATTTTTATCTTCTCTTCTACTTGCCGACTATTCTAAGCAAGCCGGGGCATGGGTTGCTTATGATGTATACCGTCGAGATGCGAGCTTTCTCGGCCCTGCTTCTTTCTTTTCAGCCTTTGTAATCATGATCACACTAAGAGTAGAAGCTAATTGGATATTTACGAAAATGATGGAAGACTTCCTTCTTCTAGTTTTCTCAGGAGCATGCTTCGTCATCGCCGGACTCGCTTTATTAGTTCCAACGGATAAAAAAGGCGTCAAGGGATATCCAAGACTTGCTGTTATTAGTATAATCCTCCAATACTTACTAGCGAGCTATGTGTATGGAAAAGCGCATCTTCCTTATATCGTATATCCAGAGGTCACAGTAGAATCTGGATTTACCGACCCAGCATCCTTTAAAGCCGTGTTTATTACCTATATTGTTGGATTTTCCATACTTTTTCCTGGATTCTTCTACTTCTGGAAGCTTTTCATGCGTGATCTGAAACATTCAAGCCAAAATACACAAGAATAG
- the menB gene encoding 1,4-dihydroxy-2-naphthoyl-CoA synthase gives MAKFEWKAERQYDEILYETYNGIAKITINRPEVRNAFTPKTVMELIDAFAYARDDSSVGAIILTGAGDQAFCSGGDQKVRGHGGYVGEDEIPRLNVLDLQRLIRVIPKPVVAMVAGYAIGGGHVLHVVCDLTIAADNAIFGQTGPKVGSFDAGYGSGYLARIVGHKKAKEIWFLCRQYNAQEALDMGLVNTVVPLEKLEEETVQWCEEMLEKSPTALRFLKAAFNADTDGLAGLQQMAGDATLLYYTTDEAKEGRDAFKEKRKPDFGQFPRFP, from the coding sequence ATGGCAAAGTTCGAATGGAAAGCTGAACGCCAATATGACGAAATTTTATATGAAACATATAACGGAATTGCGAAGATCACGATCAATCGTCCAGAAGTACGAAATGCGTTTACTCCTAAAACAGTAATGGAATTGATTGATGCATTTGCCTATGCACGTGATGATTCAAGTGTTGGGGCTATCATTTTAACAGGTGCAGGAGATCAAGCATTCTGTTCAGGTGGAGACCAAAAGGTAAGAGGTCATGGTGGTTATGTTGGGGAAGATGAAATTCCTAGACTTAATGTATTAGATCTACAAAGATTGATTCGTGTTATTCCTAAACCAGTTGTTGCGATGGTTGCTGGTTATGCAATTGGTGGGGGACATGTTTTACATGTTGTTTGTGACCTAACTATTGCTGCAGACAATGCTATTTTTGGACAAACTGGACCAAAAGTAGGAAGCTTTGATGCAGGATACGGTTCTGGTTATCTAGCAAGAATCGTAGGTCATAAGAAAGCAAAAGAAATTTGGTTCTTATGTCGCCAATATAATGCTCAAGAAGCATTAGATATGGGCTTAGTAAACACTGTTGTTCCATTAGAAAAACTAGAGGAAGAAACCGTTCAGTGGTGTGAAGAAATGTTAGAGAAGAGTCCAACAGCTCTTCGTTTCCTAAAGGCTGCATTTAATGCAGATACAGATGGACTAGCAGGTCTTCAACAAATGGCTGGAGACGCAACACTACTTTACTATACAACGGATGAAGCAAAAGAAGGTCGCGATGCTTTCAAAGAAAAAAGAAAGCCAGACTTTGGCCAATTCCCACGTTTTCCTTAA
- the ytzI gene encoding YtzI protein — protein MYTVLVISVIIVIVVLLLAVLTTSKAYQYKHTVDPIDDNPYVKNPNDNSNENENQNK, from the coding sequence ATGTATACTGTATTAGTGATTTCTGTCATTATAGTGATTGTCGTTTTACTTCTTGCTGTCTTAACTACTTCAAAGGCATACCAATATAAACATACGGTGGATCCTATCGACGATAACCCGTATGTAAAGAATCCAAATGATAATTCGAACGAAAATGAAAATCAAAATAAATAA
- a CDS encoding S-ribosylhomocysteine lyase: MPSVESFELDHNAVQAPYVRHCGVHKVGSDGVVNKFDIRFCQPNKQAMKPDAIHTLEHLLAFNIRKHVEQYDHFDIIDVSPMGCQTGFYLVVSGEPTVEEIIDLLEDTMKDVATIEEIPAANEKQCGQAKLHDLAGAKKLINFWLTKSKEELKQVFA, encoded by the coding sequence ATGCCATCAGTTGAAAGTTTTGAATTAGATCATAATGCTGTTCAAGCTCCTTACGTCCGCCACTGTGGAGTTCACAAAGTAGGTAGTGATGGAGTTGTTAATAAATTTGATATTCGTTTTTGCCAACCAAATAAGCAAGCAATGAAGCCAGATGCTATTCATACGTTAGAGCATTTACTTGCTTTTAATATTAGAAAACACGTAGAACAATACGATCATTTTGATATCATTGATGTTTCTCCAATGGGTTGCCAAACTGGTTTTTACTTAGTTGTGAGTGGAGAACCAACTGTGGAAGAGATTATCGATCTTTTAGAAGATACGATGAAAGATGTCGCTACGATCGAAGAAATTCCTGCTGCGAACGAGAAACAATGTGGTCAAGCTAAACTTCATGACCTTGCAGGAGCTAAGAAGCTTATTAACTTCTGGTTAACAAAATCCAAAGAAGAATTAAAGCAAGTTTTTGCATAA
- the menH gene encoding 2-succinyl-6-hydroxy-2,4-cyclohexadiene-1-carboxylate synthase, with the protein MMNKQSIELSIRGVRYYLEMSGKGTPLWLLHGFTGSTKTWGNIIPLLCEHRKVISIDLIGHGKTESPQNVDRYKMEEQVKDLEEIRKALDLHSLDLLGYSMGGRVALSFAMTYRKHVQKLILESSSPGLEKEEERIARKQSDNNLSERIKRDGLERFVDYWQDIPLFQSQKSLPKEVQQNIRSERLQQNPIGLANSLVGMGTGSQPSWWQELKKLDIPTLLITGTLDHKFVKIAQEMLKVLPHAEQIDVFGVGHAIHVEEPEKFVKIVREFLLST; encoded by the coding sequence ATGATGAATAAACAATCCATTGAACTAAGCATCAGAGGTGTCCGCTACTACCTAGAGATGAGTGGAAAAGGGACACCATTATGGTTACTTCATGGTTTTACAGGCTCCACCAAGACCTGGGGAAATATAATTCCACTCTTATGTGAACACAGAAAGGTTATTTCCATTGACCTCATAGGGCATGGGAAAACGGAGTCTCCTCAGAACGTTGACCGGTATAAGATGGAGGAGCAGGTAAAGGACCTAGAAGAGATTCGAAAGGCTCTCGACCTACATTCTTTGGATCTATTAGGGTATTCGATGGGGGGGAGAGTTGCTCTTTCCTTTGCGATGACTTATAGAAAGCATGTACAAAAGCTAATACTAGAAAGTAGTTCACCTGGTTTAGAAAAAGAAGAAGAAAGAATCGCTAGAAAGCAAAGTGACAACAACTTATCAGAAAGAATAAAAAGAGATGGATTAGAGAGATTTGTTGATTATTGGCAAGACATCCCTCTATTTCAGTCTCAAAAAAGTTTACCTAAAGAAGTTCAGCAGAATATCCGTTCAGAACGATTACAGCAAAATCCAATTGGGCTAGCAAATAGTTTAGTTGGAATGGGAACGGGAAGCCAACCGTCCTGGTGGCAAGAGCTGAAAAAATTAGACATCCCTACATTACTTATAACAGGAACTTTAGATCATAAGTTCGTGAAAATTGCACAAGAGATGTTAAAAGTTCTACCTCATGCAGAACAAATTGATGTTTTTGGTGTAGGACATGCAATACATGTGGAAGAACCAGAAAAGTTTGTTAAAATAGTAAGGGAGTTTTTACTTTCTACATAA
- the menD gene encoding 2-succinyl-5-enolpyruvyl-6-hydroxy-3-cyclohexene-1-carboxylic-acid synthase has product MNWKAVLTQYVKTIVESLYQSGLRHVVISPGSRSTPLAYVFAEHPDIQTHIAIDERSASFYALGMAKKSSHPVALLCTSGTAAANYYPAVIEAKYARVPLVVLTADRPHELREVGAPQAIDQTDLYGKHVKWSVDLPQPNDREITNTYLQKTCQKAFVVSQKAPKGPVHLNVPLPEPLIPELPLGFAKVPAYSHSNVGRLFPTDEMITEFMSLLESDKKGLMVVGELSDPQAQGRILELSQKFHLPVLADPLSQLRNPQAESKGTVIESYDTFLRFKERLEALKPDYVIKIGATPVSKPLTQFLQALGEIRYIVIDEGEHRDPIHRATDAWAVNETLLLREVLLLESKGNQNADWLKKWQTLNEKTKSLLEQKSEILPWNEGKAVQSIIRSLPSDSLLFVGNSMPIRDVDTFLHSQVQNLQVLANRGTNGIDGVVSSALGASTLHNQNYLLIGDLSFYHDLNGLLIAQMEEIDITIFVLNNNGGGIFSFLPQSEQPYHFEKLFGTPANLTFEHVVNMYNGYYQKVHNERELEEALQIVHSQGGLKVVEIMTNREENVVIHRELWNSVSQEMIDDE; this is encoded by the coding sequence TTGAATTGGAAAGCGGTTTTAACTCAGTATGTAAAAACAATCGTTGAAAGCTTATATCAGTCGGGACTTAGACATGTCGTTATAAGCCCAGGATCCCGTTCTACTCCACTTGCATACGTTTTTGCTGAACATCCGGATATTCAGACACATATTGCAATCGATGAACGTTCAGCAAGCTTTTACGCATTGGGGATGGCTAAGAAATCTAGCCATCCTGTTGCTTTGTTATGTACTTCTGGAACAGCTGCTGCAAACTATTATCCTGCAGTTATTGAAGCAAAATATGCCCGAGTGCCCCTAGTAGTTTTGACAGCTGATCGCCCACATGAGTTGAGAGAGGTAGGAGCACCACAAGCTATAGACCAGACTGATTTATATGGGAAGCATGTTAAATGGTCGGTGGACTTACCGCAACCTAATGACCGGGAAATAACGAATACTTACCTGCAAAAAACATGTCAAAAAGCATTTGTAGTGAGTCAGAAGGCACCAAAAGGTCCAGTACATTTAAATGTGCCATTACCTGAGCCGTTGATTCCTGAATTGCCGCTTGGATTTGCTAAAGTTCCAGCTTATTCACACTCAAATGTTGGAAGACTTTTTCCAACTGACGAAATGATCACTGAATTTATGAGCCTCTTAGAATCAGACAAAAAAGGGCTTATGGTAGTAGGCGAGCTTTCAGATCCGCAAGCACAAGGAAGAATACTTGAGCTATCTCAAAAGTTTCATCTACCTGTTCTAGCAGATCCATTGTCTCAACTTAGAAATCCACAGGCAGAAAGTAAGGGAACGGTCATTGAATCGTATGATACGTTCTTAAGGTTTAAAGAGAGACTAGAAGCGCTTAAACCAGATTATGTAATTAAAATTGGAGCAACTCCTGTTTCCAAGCCGTTAACACAGTTTCTACAGGCTTTAGGGGAAATCAGATATATTGTTATTGATGAGGGAGAGCATCGTGATCCCATTCATAGAGCAACAGATGCATGGGCAGTTAATGAGACCCTCTTATTAAGAGAAGTTTTACTCCTTGAATCAAAGGGGAATCAAAACGCTGATTGGCTGAAAAAATGGCAAACTCTTAATGAAAAAACAAAATCATTATTGGAACAAAAAAGCGAAATACTTCCTTGGAATGAAGGAAAAGCTGTCCAGTCCATCATTCGGAGTCTACCATCTGATTCTTTACTATTCGTTGGAAATAGTATGCCGATTCGAGATGTGGACACTTTTTTGCATAGCCAAGTTCAAAATTTACAAGTTCTTGCAAATAGAGGGACGAATGGGATTGATGGCGTAGTGTCATCAGCTTTAGGTGCAAGTACACTACATAACCAAAACTACTTGTTGATTGGTGATTTATCTTTTTACCATGATCTAAATGGCTTGTTAATTGCTCAAATGGAGGAAATTGATATCACTATATTTGTCCTAAATAATAACGGTGGTGGGATCTTCTCCTTCCTGCCTCAGTCCGAACAACCTTACCATTTTGAAAAACTATTCGGTACACCTGCTAATTTAACTTTTGAGCATGTTGTGAACATGTATAATGGCTACTACCAAAAGGTTCATAATGAAAGAGAATTGGAAGAAGCTCTTCAAATTGTTCATTCACAGGGTGGTTTAAAGGTTGTTGAAATTATGACAAATCGTGAGGAAAATGTCGTAATACATCGAGAATTGTGGAATAGTGTTTCCCAGGAAATGATAGATGATGAATAA
- a CDS encoding phage holin family protein, producing MVKFKSFIIPMVSVLGSVLSTVFGGWNHLLILLLVAVVLDYILGVFIAFITGALSSRIGWRGIAKKVSIFALVSVAHIADVILGDSQMIRNATILFYLCNECISIIENASKAGVPIPKFLLNALEIISQKQEEAMVEKNHEKKEKDNLE from the coding sequence ATGGTAAAGTTCAAAAGCTTTATTATTCCCATGGTCTCCGTATTAGGTTCGGTTCTTTCCACTGTGTTTGGGGGCTGGAATCATTTGCTTATTTTACTCTTAGTAGCTGTTGTACTGGACTATATTTTAGGAGTGTTTATTGCTTTTATAACAGGAGCATTATCGAGTCGAATAGGCTGGAGAGGAATAGCCAAGAAAGTGTCAATCTTTGCATTAGTTTCTGTAGCGCATATAGCTGATGTTATACTCGGAGACAGTCAGATGATTCGAAATGCAACCATACTATTTTATCTTTGTAACGAATGCATATCCATCATAGAAAATGCATCTAAAGCAGGAGTTCCTATTCCAAAGTTCCTACTTAATGCTTTAGAAATCATTAGCCAAAAGCAAGAAGAGGCGATGGTTGAAAAAAATCATGAGAAGAAGGAAAAGGACAACCTTGAATAA
- a CDS encoding o-succinylbenzoate--CoA ligase: MSTVTPVWVTQRAQLTPDRIGLIFEGQSYTFQQLWEHSNKWASFLYEKGVRKGHHVGICMKNEPRMVFIIHALQLLGAKSILINRRLTAEEISWQIENSKTTCFVHDISNLEVDILTIAIQEDTQPKTTSKAEIVDECSLDDVCSVMYTSGTTGKPKGVLHTYGNHWWSATGSALNMGLSHDDVWLAAVPLFHISGYSILMRSVIYGIPVLLYERFDEAEINEEIIKGNVTIISVVAAMLSRLLENLSSRRYSEKFRCMLLGGGPAPYPILKECKDKQIPVYQTYGMTETASQIVTLSPEYALSKLGSAGKPLFPCQVRIERKGDEQHGEILVKGPNVTHGYWERPDANTDSYVDGWFRTGDIGYLDEGGFLYVMDRRSDLIISGGENIYPAEVESVLLSHPAVREAGVVGKEHPHWGQVPVAFIVLKEEVRVDQMIEWAKTKLASYKVPKEIMVVDTLPRNASNKLLRKELRKKLR, translated from the coding sequence ATGTCTACTGTAACACCAGTATGGGTTACTCAACGTGCCCAACTAACGCCCGACCGTATTGGATTGATTTTTGAGGGGCAATCTTATACGTTCCAGCAACTTTGGGAGCACTCAAATAAATGGGCGAGTTTTTTATACGAAAAAGGTGTTCGCAAAGGGCACCATGTTGGAATTTGTATGAAGAACGAACCGAGAATGGTTTTTATCATTCATGCTCTTCAGCTTTTAGGTGCAAAATCGATTCTTATAAATCGAAGACTAACGGCTGAGGAGATTTCTTGGCAAATTGAGAATTCTAAAACGACTTGCTTTGTTCATGATATTTCCAATTTAGAAGTGGACATTCTTACAATTGCCATACAAGAAGATACACAACCAAAGACAACGAGTAAAGCAGAGATAGTTGATGAATGTTCCTTAGATGATGTTTGCTCAGTTATGTATACTTCTGGTACTACGGGAAAACCAAAGGGTGTGTTACATACGTACGGAAACCATTGGTGGAGTGCAACAGGTTCTGCTTTAAACATGGGTCTTAGTCATGATGATGTGTGGTTGGCAGCGGTACCTTTATTTCACATCAGTGGGTACTCTATATTGATGAGAAGTGTGATATACGGGATTCCTGTCCTATTATATGAACGTTTTGATGAAGCTGAAATCAATGAGGAAATCATAAAAGGCAATGTTACCATTATCTCAGTTGTAGCAGCAATGCTGTCACGTCTGTTAGAAAACCTTAGTAGTAGAAGATACTCTGAGAAATTTCGCTGTATGCTTCTTGGAGGAGGACCAGCCCCTTACCCAATCCTTAAAGAATGTAAAGACAAACAAATACCGGTTTACCAAACCTATGGAATGACGGAAACAGCTTCTCAAATTGTTACGCTTTCTCCAGAATATGCCTTGAGTAAATTAGGTTCAGCTGGGAAACCTTTATTTCCATGTCAGGTTAGAATTGAACGCAAAGGTGACGAGCAGCACGGTGAAATTTTAGTCAAGGGACCGAATGTAACACATGGATATTGGGAGCGTCCCGATGCAAATACTGACTCCTATGTAGATGGGTGGTTTCGTACGGGAGATATCGGTTATTTAGATGAGGGTGGTTTTTTATATGTAATGGATAGGAGGTCGGATTTAATTATCTCTGGAGGTGAAAATATATATCCAGCAGAGGTTGAGTCCGTTCTATTATCACACCCTGCTGTTCGTGAAGCTGGGGTGGTAGGAAAAGAACATCCTCATTGGGGACAAGTACCTGTAGCCTTTATCGTTTTAAAAGAAGAGGTGAGAGTGGATCAAATGATAGAATGGGCCAAAACTAAACTCGCCTCTTACAAAGTCCCAAAGGAGATTATGGTGGTAGATACATTACCGAGAAATGCATCGAATAAGCTATTACGAAAAGAATTGAGAAAAAAGTTAAGGTAA
- a CDS encoding Dps family protein — MSQELTKNVNLHIANWTVLYVKLHNYHWLVKGPQFFTLHELFEQLYNEAHQHIDDLAERLLALQGEPVATMKEVLEIATINEATGTESALQMVQATQTDFETMIEELKAGMNIADEVGDETTGDMLLSIHQSLEKHVWMLRSFQGK; from the coding sequence ATGTCTCAAGAATTAACGAAGAATGTAAACCTGCATATAGCTAACTGGACAGTTCTGTATGTAAAGCTACATAATTACCATTGGCTTGTAAAAGGACCACAGTTCTTTACATTACATGAACTGTTTGAACAACTGTACAATGAAGCGCATCAGCATATTGATGATTTAGCAGAAAGGTTATTAGCACTTCAAGGCGAACCTGTTGCTACTATGAAAGAGGTACTTGAAATTGCAACAATCAATGAGGCAACAGGTACTGAATCAGCCTTACAAATGGTACAAGCTACCCAAACTGATTTTGAAACGATGATTGAAGAATTAAAAGCCGGGATGAACATAGCAGATGAGGTTGGAGATGAAACAACAGGTGACATGTTATTGTCTATTCACCAAAGCTTAGAGAAGCATGTTTGGATGTTACGGTCGTTCCAAGGAAAATAG
- the yidD gene encoding membrane protein insertion efficiency factor YidD, which yields MRRGIPLKYIALGFIRFYQKFISPIKPPTCRFYPTCSHYGLEAIKKHGFMKGGYLTITRILRCHPFHPGGIDPVPEEWKGIFSKKKR from the coding sequence ATGAGAAGAGGAATTCCATTGAAGTATATTGCTCTTGGCTTTATTCGCTTTTATCAAAAATTTATCTCTCCGATTAAACCACCTACATGCCGATTCTACCCTACTTGTTCTCATTACGGGCTTGAGGCTATTAAAAAACATGGATTTATGAAAGGTGGCTACTTAACCATTACTAGAATTTTGAGATGTCATCCCTTTCATCCAGGTGGAATTGATCCAGTTCCTGAAGAATGGAAAGGTATTTTCTCTAAGAAAAAAAGGTAA
- a CDS encoding cytochrome ubiquinol oxidase subunit I: MDDLVIARSLFGTTMAFHIIFATLGVGIPLMILISELLFQRTKDRDYSIMAKRWTKAQAVLLGIAIPSGTIAGVQLSLLWPGFMEIIGRVMALPFQIEIYAFFIEALFMSIYVYAYDRLSPKMRIFSVSMVALGAVASAILITNVHAWEGTPAGFRIENGEIVDVNPWKAFFNPSFFVTATHVTLTAYMTGAFVIASVAAFKMLKTRNKEREFVFHRKALMMGLLVGGIFSFLTGINGHESAQMLHEYQPEKLAAAEGLFETQKYAPLAIGGFTDRETEEVKFGIEIPWALSFLAGNSFDTEVKGLNDYPEEYWPPLFVHTLFNAMVGIGFLLIGLSLFSFVWNKLLKKPTFPRWIMWIFVISGPLAVLGIEFGWIFACTGRQPWTIYRVLTTADSVTTAVDFTALFIIFCLIYVILGLAVILVLTYYFRRHPVIDEINNQTIKKRKTITEST; the protein is encoded by the coding sequence ATGGATGATCTTGTAATTGCTCGTTCGCTCTTTGGAACGACAATGGCCTTTCATATTATATTTGCTACCCTTGGTGTTGGAATTCCCCTCATGATTTTAATTTCAGAGTTATTGTTTCAACGGACAAAAGATAGAGATTATTCCATCATGGCCAAAAGATGGACAAAAGCCCAAGCCGTATTACTAGGAATAGCGATTCCTTCTGGGACAATTGCCGGAGTACAGCTATCCTTACTTTGGCCAGGTTTTATGGAAATCATCGGGAGGGTTATGGCCCTTCCTTTCCAAATCGAGATTTATGCTTTCTTTATCGAAGCTTTATTTATGTCTATCTACGTTTATGCTTATGATCGCTTATCTCCAAAGATGAGAATCTTTAGTGTTTCCATGGTTGCATTAGGTGCTGTTGCTTCCGCTATTCTTATTACAAATGTACATGCTTGGGAAGGAACACCAGCAGGTTTTAGAATTGAGAATGGAGAAATTGTCGACGTAAACCCTTGGAAAGCCTTCTTTAATCCAAGCTTTTTTGTGACAGCCACACATGTAACCTTAACAGCATACATGACAGGGGCTTTTGTGATTGCATCTGTTGCCGCATTTAAAATGTTAAAGACTCGAAATAAGGAACGTGAATTTGTTTTCCATCGAAAAGCGTTAATGATGGGATTATTAGTTGGCGGAATATTTTCCTTTCTAACTGGAATCAATGGTCATGAATCTGCCCAAATGCTTCATGAATATCAGCCTGAAAAATTAGCTGCTGCAGAAGGACTGTTTGAAACACAAAAATATGCCCCTCTTGCTATTGGAGGCTTTACTGATCGTGAGACAGAAGAAGTAAAGTTTGGGATTGAAATACCGTGGGCTCTTAGTTTTTTAGCTGGTAACAGTTTTGATACGGAGGTTAAAGGGTTAAACGATTATCCGGAAGAATATTGGCCACCTCTTTTTGTTCATACCCTGTTTAATGCTATGGTGGGAATTGGTTTTTTACTCATAGGGCTTTCCCTCTTCTCGTTTGTATGGAACAAATTATTAAAAAAGCCTACATTCCCAAGATGGATTATGTGGATATTTGTTATTAGTGGCCCCTTGGCTGTACTAGGGATTGAATTTGGTTGGATTTTTGCTTGTACTGGACGACAGCCTTGGACCATTTATCGGGTATTAACAACTGCAGATTCAGTGACAACAGCGGTTGATTTTACTGCATTATTTATTATCTTTTGCCTGATTTATGTCATCTTAGGTCTAGCTGTTATCTTGGTCCTTACCTATTATTTTAGAAGGCATCCAGTCATTGACGAGATTAATAATCAAACCATAAAGAAAAGGAAAACAATAACAGAATCAACATGA